One stretch of Pseudomonas azotoformans DNA includes these proteins:
- a CDS encoding HU family DNA-binding protein, which produces MAITKDQLIADLAEAVDAPKTTVRALLDQLSQVVADQLENGGEITLPGVGKLKVTERPARTGRNPSTGAAIEIAAKKVIKLVVAKGLTDAVNK; this is translated from the coding sequence ATGGCTATTACTAAAGACCAACTGATCGCTGACCTGGCTGAAGCAGTAGACGCACCGAAAACTACCGTGCGCGCTCTGCTGGACCAACTGAGCCAAGTTGTTGCTGACCAGCTGGAAAACGGCGGCGAAATCACTCTGCCAGGCGTTGGCAAACTGAAAGTGACCGAGCGTCCTGCCCGTACTGGCCGTAACCCTTCGACTGGCGCTGCCATCGAAATCGCTGCCAAGAAAGTTATCAAGCTGGTTGTGGCCAAAGGCCTGACCGACGCTGTTAACAAGTAA
- the rlmF gene encoding 23S rRNA (adenine(1618)-N(6))-methyltransferase RlmF: MTAPSTPKPPRKKPKTAATAKPVVPRKEATLHPRNRHTGRYDFPALIKTTPELAQFVIINPYGKESIDFASPDAVRVFNRALLKAFYGIQHWDIPADYLCPPVPGRADYVHFLADLLASTNEGKIPRGSIVKVLDIGMGANCVYPLIGYMEYRWNFLGSEVDPIAVAAAKAIVQSNDLSKVIQLRQQTNPKQILLGLLEPGERFDLTMCNPPFHASMDEATKGSERKWRALGKADPKRKLPVLNFGGQSAELWCEGGEARFVTQLIAESAHFAHKVLWFSCLVSKASNLPAIETALKKAGVLESQVVEMSQGQKQSRFVAWTFQTKNEQQIWRQRWVR, encoded by the coding sequence ATGACCGCCCCCAGCACGCCAAAACCTCCGCGCAAGAAGCCTAAAACCGCAGCCACGGCCAAGCCCGTTGTGCCGCGCAAAGAGGCCACCCTGCATCCGCGCAACCGCCACACAGGCCGCTACGACTTCCCGGCGCTGATCAAGACCACGCCGGAACTGGCGCAATTCGTGATCATCAACCCGTACGGCAAGGAAAGTATCGACTTCGCCAGCCCGGATGCGGTGCGCGTGTTCAACCGTGCGCTGCTCAAAGCCTTCTACGGCATCCAGCACTGGGACATTCCGGCCGACTACCTTTGCCCACCAGTGCCGGGGCGTGCGGACTACGTACACTTCCTCGCCGACCTGCTGGCCAGCACCAATGAAGGCAAGATCCCGCGCGGTTCGATCGTCAAGGTGCTGGACATCGGCATGGGCGCCAACTGCGTCTACCCACTGATTGGCTATATGGAGTACCGCTGGAACTTCCTCGGCTCCGAGGTCGACCCTATCGCAGTGGCCGCAGCCAAGGCGATCGTGCAGTCCAACGACCTGAGCAAGGTCATCCAGTTGCGCCAGCAAACCAACCCCAAGCAGATCCTGCTGGGCTTGCTGGAGCCGGGTGAGCGCTTCGACCTGACCATGTGCAACCCGCCGTTCCATGCGTCCATGGACGAAGCCACCAAGGGCAGCGAGCGTAAATGGCGCGCCCTGGGCAAGGCCGATCCCAAGCGCAAGTTGCCGGTGCTGAATTTTGGTGGCCAATCGGCCGAACTGTGGTGTGAAGGGGGCGAAGCGCGCTTTGTGACGCAACTGATCGCTGAAAGTGCGCATTTTGCCCACAAGGTGTTGTGGTTCAGTTGCCTGGTGTCAAAAGCGTCGAACTTGCCCGCGATCGAGACAGCCCTGAAAAAAGCCGGCGTGCTGGAAAGCCAGGTGGTGGAAATGTCCCAGGGGCAGAAGCAGAGCCGCTTTGTAGCCTGGACTTTCCAGACCAAGAACGAGCAACAGATCTGGCGCCAGCGCTGGGTGCGCTGA